The Ensifer adhaerens genome contains a region encoding:
- the istB gene encoding IS21-like element helper ATPase IstB, whose translation MMAVDHDTLIGWLSRLKLTAIRDQLDNLLDEASRADLTIRETLAFLCEREIARKDERRIIMAMKIAHFPHARDLEGFDFEAQPSVDPQQIRELATARWVANGDALLLLGPPGVGKSHLAIALGREVIRQNYTVLFTTAQALVATLVRAHGEGRLEERLGFLAKPKLLIIDELGYLPLEPNAAHLFFQLVSRRYERGAMLVTSNRSVGEWGTVFGDPVVATAILDRLLHHSHVITIRGDSYRLREKRRSGLLQKSTTAAGMESN comes from the coding sequence GTGATGGCAGTTGATCACGACACGCTGATCGGCTGGCTGAGCCGGCTGAAGCTCACCGCCATCCGCGACCAGCTCGACAACCTTCTTGACGAAGCCTCGCGCGCGGATCTCACCATTCGCGAGACGCTCGCATTCCTGTGCGAACGCGAGATTGCAAGGAAGGACGAGAGACGCATCATCATGGCGATGAAGATCGCGCATTTCCCGCATGCACGAGATCTCGAGGGATTTGATTTCGAGGCGCAGCCCAGTGTCGATCCGCAACAGATACGAGAACTCGCCACCGCCCGTTGGGTGGCAAATGGTGATGCCTTGCTGCTGCTCGGTCCACCTGGCGTTGGGAAGTCCCATCTCGCGATTGCGCTTGGAAGAGAGGTCATCCGTCAAAACTACACGGTGTTGTTCACAACGGCGCAGGCATTGGTCGCAACGCTCGTGAGAGCACATGGCGAAGGACGCCTGGAAGAACGACTTGGGTTTCTCGCCAAGCCCAAGCTGCTCATCATCGACGAGCTTGGCTATCTTCCACTCGAGCCCAATGCAGCCCACTTATTTTTCCAGCTCGTATCGAGGCGCTACGAGCGGGGTGCAATGCTCGTCACCTCCAACCGCAGTGTCGGAGAATGGGGAACAGTGTTCGGCGACCCCGTCGTGGCAACTGCTATCCTTGATCGGTTGCTGCATCACAGCCACGTCATCACAATCCGTGGCGACAGCTACAGGCTACGAGAAAAGCGCCGTAGCGGGCTTCTACAGAAGTCCACGACGGCAGCCGGTATGGAGAGTAACTAA